The following are encoded together in the Salinibacter grassmerensis genome:
- the secF gene encoding protein translocase subunit SecF yields MRLFENADYSLIPNRRIGYIISGTLLAISILSLLTKGLALGIDFRGGMEFVVGNTTDLKTVDVRSALTESFEEEPEVKRFGDVGHLVRISKKGDITTMENQVLSALGAQFSGRDIIIESTNVVGPRFAEDLKRGAIYAVLGALLVVFLYIMVRFEWRYSLGAVAALVHDVTITLGIFSVLAGIAPFSLQIDQSLIAAFLTIVGYSLNDTVVVFDRVREYVNLFKTEAFDEIVNRSINATLSRTVVTSLTTLIVVTILFVFGGEVLRGFSFALIVGVVIGTYSSIFVASPTIVELNRRLEGSAA; encoded by the coding sequence ATGCGTCTTTTCGAAAACGCCGACTACAGTCTCATCCCGAACCGCCGCATTGGCTATATCATCTCGGGGACGTTGCTTGCGATCAGTATCCTCTCGTTGCTCACGAAGGGGCTCGCCCTGGGCATTGACTTCCGCGGGGGGATGGAGTTTGTTGTGGGCAACACGACGGACCTGAAAACCGTCGACGTCCGGTCCGCCCTCACAGAATCATTTGAGGAGGAGCCGGAGGTGAAACGGTTTGGGGACGTCGGCCACCTGGTCCGAATTTCGAAGAAGGGAGACATTACGACGATGGAGAACCAGGTGCTGTCGGCACTTGGCGCGCAGTTTTCGGGGCGCGACATCATAATCGAGAGCACCAACGTGGTGGGGCCGCGCTTCGCGGAGGACCTGAAGCGGGGGGCCATCTACGCCGTGCTGGGGGCCCTGCTCGTCGTGTTCCTCTACATCATGGTGCGCTTTGAGTGGCGCTACAGCCTTGGGGCCGTGGCGGCCCTGGTGCACGACGTGACGATTACGCTCGGAATCTTCTCGGTCCTGGCCGGCATCGCCCCGTTTTCTCTCCAGATTGATCAGTCCCTTATCGCCGCGTTCCTCACGATTGTGGGATATTCGCTGAACGACACGGTCGTGGTTTTCGATCGCGTGCGAGAGTACGTCAATCTGTTTAAGACGGAGGCCTTCGACGAGATCGTAAACCGGTCGATCAACGCGACGCTGAGCCGAACCGTCGTGACCTCCCTAACCACTCTCATCGTGGTCACGATTCTGTTTGTCTTCGGGGGCGAGGTGCTGCGGGGCTTCTCGTTCGCCCTCATCGTCGGGGTCGTCATCGGAACGTACTCGTCGATCTTCGTCGCCTCGCCCACGATCGTGGAATTGAACCGTCGTCTCGAAGGGAGCGCAGCGTAA
- the pckA gene encoding phosphoenolpyruvate carboxykinase (ATP) gives MPLPDHVTSHLRSLQLAPDTVHYNLKRPRLYEEALDRNEGRLAADGPLVTRTAPYTGRSPNDRFIVRDASVADQINWGDVNQPTDRATFNHLHGRMAEHAEGRDLFVQDLHAGWDESYRLPVRIITEKAWHSLFARNMFVRPDGPVPDSFEPGFTVVDLCEFEADPERDGTNSEAAIFVDIAQNLILIGGTHYGGEIKKSIFSVLNYLLPEEGVLPMHCSANEGDDGDTAVFFGLSGTGKTTLSADASRTLIGDDEHGWSDRGVYNFEGGCYAKMIDITPKSEPEIYGTTEEFGTILENVIVDPNTREPDFSDDTITQNTRGSYPLHRIPNASSDGQGGHPDHILFLTYDAFGVLPPVSELTPAQAMYHFLSGYTAKVAGTEAGVNEPKATFSTCFGEPFMVRDPSVYAELLGQKIRRYDTDCWLVNTGMTGGPYGEGHRIALDHTRAMVDAILNDTLSDASRTQDPVFGLSVPARVPGAPTALLTPRKTWDDAEAYDRHARELADAFADNFETYVDQVGTEVRAAGPSLERAHG, from the coding sequence ATGCCTCTTCCCGATCACGTGACGTCTCACCTCCGTTCCCTCCAGCTCGCCCCCGACACGGTACACTACAACCTGAAGCGGCCCCGCCTCTACGAAGAGGCCCTCGACCGCAATGAGGGGCGGCTCGCCGCGGACGGCCCACTCGTGACCCGCACGGCCCCGTACACGGGCCGAAGCCCCAACGATCGATTCATCGTCCGCGACGCGTCGGTGGCCGACCAGATCAACTGGGGCGACGTGAACCAGCCCACGGACCGGGCTACGTTCAACCATCTCCACGGGCGGATGGCCGAGCACGCCGAGGGGCGTGACCTCTTTGTGCAGGATCTCCACGCCGGATGGGACGAGTCGTACCGCCTTCCCGTCCGCATCATCACCGAAAAGGCGTGGCACAGCCTGTTCGCACGCAACATGTTTGTGCGGCCGGACGGCCCCGTGCCGGACTCGTTCGAGCCCGGGTTTACCGTGGTGGACCTTTGCGAGTTTGAGGCCGATCCGGAACGGGACGGGACCAACTCCGAGGCCGCGATCTTCGTCGACATTGCCCAGAACCTGATCCTGATCGGCGGCACGCACTACGGCGGCGAGATCAAAAAGTCCATTTTCTCGGTCCTCAACTATCTCCTCCCCGAGGAGGGCGTGCTGCCCATGCACTGCTCGGCGAACGAGGGGGACGACGGGGACACCGCGGTCTTCTTTGGCCTGAGCGGCACCGGCAAGACCACCCTCTCGGCCGACGCGAGCCGCACGCTCATCGGCGACGACGAGCACGGCTGGAGCGACCGGGGCGTCTACAACTTCGAGGGCGGCTGCTACGCAAAGATGATCGATATCACCCCAAAAAGTGAGCCCGAAATCTACGGCACGACGGAGGAGTTCGGGACCATCCTGGAGAATGTGATCGTGGATCCCAACACCCGCGAGCCGGACTTTTCGGACGACACGATCACCCAGAACACACGCGGCTCGTATCCCCTCCACCGCATCCCCAACGCCTCCTCGGACGGCCAGGGCGGGCATCCGGACCACATTCTCTTCCTGACGTACGACGCGTTTGGCGTGCTGCCCCCGGTCTCGGAGCTCACCCCCGCACAGGCGATGTATCACTTCTTGAGCGGATACACGGCTAAGGTCGCCGGTACCGAGGCAGGGGTAAACGAACCGAAGGCCACCTTCAGCACCTGCTTTGGCGAGCCGTTCATGGTACGCGATCCATCGGTGTACGCCGAGCTCCTCGGCCAGAAAATTCGTCGGTACGACACCGACTGCTGGCTCGTGAACACGGGCATGACGGGCGGTCCCTACGGAGAGGGACACCGCATTGCACTGGACCACACGCGGGCCATGGTGGACGCGATCCTCAACGACACCCTGAGTGACGCTTCCCGCACCCAAGACCCGGTCTTTGGGCTCTCCGTTCCCGCCCGGGTCCCCGGCGCTCCGACCGCTCTCTTGACGCCCCGCAAGACGTGGGATGACGCGGAAGCGTACGACCGACATGCCCGCGAGCTGGCCGACGCCTTTGCCGACAACTTTGAGACGTACGTGGACCAGGTTGGGACGGAGGTTCGCGCCGCCGGCCCGTCGCTGGAGAGAGCACACGGCTGA
- a CDS encoding GNAT family N-acetyltransferase — MAFPDVRRAQPDHQAAVGDLWAQLLDEQEAMEERFGIAEDARDRWENDFPQWLDDETYRVYVAEVDGEVAGFATAHRWGPPPIYAESSEVFIDELYVRPDERRQGLGSQLVEAVRDWTDRIGAQRLRLNVLAANEEAQAFWAAQEARPLTVTLAVEHEGAEDTTDDEGSKKIGF, encoded by the coding sequence ATGGCCTTTCCCGACGTGCGACGCGCCCAGCCCGATCATCAAGCCGCGGTGGGCGACCTGTGGGCGCAGCTTCTCGACGAGCAGGAGGCGATGGAGGAGCGCTTCGGCATTGCGGAGGACGCCCGGGACCGGTGGGAAAATGACTTCCCCCAATGGCTCGACGACGAGACGTACCGTGTGTACGTGGCGGAGGTAGACGGCGAGGTCGCGGGCTTTGCCACGGCGCATCGGTGGGGCCCGCCGCCCATCTACGCGGAGAGCTCGGAGGTCTTCATCGACGAGCTGTATGTTCGGCCGGACGAGCGGCGGCAGGGCCTGGGCAGCCAGCTCGTGGAGGCGGTGCGCGACTGGACGGATCGAATCGGGGCGCAGCGCCTTCGCCTCAACGTCCTCGCGGCCAATGAGGAGGCGCAGGCCTTCTGGGCGGCGCAAGAGGCCCGTCCGCTTACCGTTACGTTGGCGGTCGAGCACGAGGGCGCTGAGGACACGACGGACGACGAAGGATCCAAAAAGATTGGCTTTTAG
- the secD gene encoding protein translocase subunit SecD yields the protein MQGNGFKVGLTIFFVGLCGFYLFPSVQNLYVSYKMNNMPEGERVEYQEENRQWLQQVDESSLNLGLDLQGGMHVTLEVEVGNLLDQLAVNKDEAFQQTLRAAEQRAEEENVSVVEAFVEEFEAENPDGRLSRYFRNQGEDITRRSSNDEVLEYLQSQADAAVQNGIQVVRNRVNQYGVTEPSIQRQGDERIVVELPGVSERERVRDLLESASQLTFHLMANPQQLGESVQRIIEYYEPTAEDSARIAEAQAADTAAMEASTDTSEVTQGTEIAAASGQEASGGQQGTALTEPGEGVQTGPQNSLLAAMQPMPGQDQPVIGRAFASDTSRVNELLQDPSVQKMMPPGVEPMWTASPVLTTEDGREAFHLLAVRAEPELTGEVVTEASVQFDRQTNDPKVSITMNSDGARRWDRITAANIGNRVSIVLDDVVYSSPNIQSRISGGRTEITGLDSRQEASDIVTVLQSGRLQTDLNIISERTVGPSLGEESTRAGFISVVAGFLLVVLFMIMYYRTAGVVADIALLLNLILIMGILAGFGATLTLPGIAGIVLTIGMAVDANVLIYDRVREEQATGKTLRAAINAGYEQSLSAILDANITTFFVGVILYSFGVGPIKGFAVTLMAGILASLFTAIIVTRIVFDYMVEERRMQVSYG from the coding sequence ATGCAGGGGAACGGCTTTAAAGTTGGACTCACGATCTTCTTCGTCGGGCTGTGCGGGTTCTACCTCTTTCCCTCGGTGCAGAACCTGTACGTCAGCTACAAAATGAACAACATGCCCGAGGGGGAGCGGGTGGAGTATCAGGAGGAGAACCGCCAGTGGCTTCAGCAGGTGGACGAAAGCTCCCTCAACCTGGGGCTTGACCTTCAGGGCGGAATGCACGTGACGCTGGAGGTGGAAGTCGGAAATCTCCTCGACCAGTTGGCGGTCAACAAGGATGAGGCCTTTCAGCAGACCCTCCGGGCGGCGGAGCAGCGCGCAGAAGAAGAGAATGTGTCGGTCGTGGAGGCGTTCGTTGAGGAGTTTGAGGCCGAAAATCCGGACGGCCGCCTCTCCCGGTATTTCCGCAATCAGGGCGAGGACATTACGCGACGCTCCTCGAACGACGAAGTGCTGGAGTACCTGCAGAGCCAGGCGGACGCGGCCGTCCAGAACGGCATTCAGGTCGTCCGAAACCGTGTCAACCAGTACGGGGTGACGGAGCCGTCCATTCAGCGACAGGGCGACGAGCGAATTGTGGTGGAGCTTCCGGGGGTGAGTGAGCGAGAGCGCGTCCGGGACCTGCTGGAGAGCGCCTCGCAGCTCACCTTTCACCTGATGGCGAATCCTCAGCAGTTGGGGGAGTCGGTACAGCGCATCATCGAGTACTACGAGCCGACCGCGGAGGACTCCGCCCGCATTGCGGAGGCCCAGGCCGCCGATACGGCCGCGATGGAGGCCTCGACCGACACGTCCGAAGTGACGCAGGGCACCGAGATTGCGGCGGCGTCGGGGCAGGAGGCATCCGGGGGGCAGCAGGGAACGGCTCTCACGGAGCCCGGGGAGGGGGTGCAGACGGGGCCCCAGAATTCGCTTCTGGCCGCGATGCAACCCATGCCCGGACAGGACCAGCCGGTCATCGGGCGGGCCTTCGCGTCCGACACGTCGCGGGTGAACGAGCTTCTCCAGGACCCGTCGGTTCAGAAGATGATGCCCCCTGGGGTCGAGCCGATGTGGACGGCCAGTCCCGTGCTGACCACCGAGGACGGGCGCGAGGCATTTCACCTTTTGGCCGTCCGGGCGGAGCCGGAGCTCACCGGCGAGGTGGTCACGGAGGCGTCGGTTCAGTTCGACCGGCAGACAAATGACCCGAAGGTTTCCATCACCATGAACTCGGACGGCGCGCGACGCTGGGACCGGATTACAGCGGCGAACATCGGAAACCGCGTGTCGATCGTCCTCGACGACGTCGTGTACTCGAGCCCGAACATCCAGAGCCGAATTTCCGGGGGGCGCACAGAGATTACCGGGCTTGATTCGCGGCAGGAGGCCTCGGACATCGTCACCGTCCTGCAGTCGGGCCGGCTCCAGACGGACCTGAACATTATTTCGGAGCGCACGGTCGGACCGAGCCTCGGGGAGGAGTCCACGCGGGCCGGCTTTATTTCCGTCGTGGCTGGGTTTCTTCTGGTCGTGCTCTTCATGATCATGTACTACCGCACGGCCGGGGTCGTGGCCGACATTGCGTTGCTGCTGAACCTGATTCTCATCATGGGCATCCTCGCCGGGTTCGGTGCCACCCTGACCCTGCCCGGCATCGCCGGGATCGTCCTCACGATCGGTATGGCCGTGGATGCCAACGTGCTCATCTACGACCGGGTGCGTGAGGAGCAGGCCACCGGCAAGACCCTCCGTGCCGCGATCAATGCCGGCTACGAGCAGTCTCTGAGCGCCATCCTCGACGCCAACATCACGACCTTCTTCGTCGGCGTCATTCTGTACTCCTTCGGCGTCGGCCCGATCAAGGGCTTTGCCGTTACGCTCATGGCCGGGATTCTCGCCTCGCTCTTCACGGCCATCATCGTCACCCGCATCGTCTTCGACTACATGGTCGAGGAACGCCGAATGCAGGTGAGTTACGGGTAG
- a CDS encoding SIMPL domain-containing protein: protein MSCHVRSFWLVVFAAFFAVAGPVAAQDDDRSTVSVSGEGTVTAQPDQAVVRFGVVTRAATAEQARSQNASSAKDALNAVRALDVPDEKMRMERLRLQPRYEYNDEKNQRERVGYEATRQVVVELDRLELLPQLVADIVNSGANRVDNIDYQLSDRTQFRNEALREAARAAREKARLLSETLDARLGAVRTINEQSFDFVRPQPRVARMEMAKTTSTGQEEPEAYAAGEIEVSAQVQVTFGLLTGSDR, encoded by the coding sequence ATGTCTTGTCACGTCCGCTCCTTCTGGCTCGTCGTCTTTGCGGCCTTTTTTGCCGTGGCGGGACCCGTCGCCGCGCAGGACGACGACCGATCGACCGTGTCCGTGAGCGGGGAGGGCACCGTCACAGCGCAGCCCGACCAGGCCGTCGTTCGGTTCGGGGTGGTCACGCGGGCGGCGACGGCCGAGCAGGCCCGCAGCCAGAACGCCTCCAGTGCCAAAGACGCCCTCAACGCGGTGCGCGCCCTCGACGTCCCGGACGAAAAGATGCGCATGGAGCGCCTCCGCCTCCAGCCCCGGTACGAGTACAACGACGAGAAAAACCAACGCGAGCGGGTGGGCTACGAGGCCACCCGTCAGGTGGTGGTCGAGCTCGATCGACTGGAACTGCTTCCTCAGCTCGTGGCCGACATCGTAAACAGCGGGGCGAACCGGGTGGACAATATTGACTATCAGCTGAGCGATCGGACGCAGTTCCGCAACGAGGCACTGCGCGAGGCGGCCCGGGCGGCCCGTGAGAAGGCCCGCCTCCTCTCGGAGACGCTCGACGCCCGGCTCGGGGCCGTGCGGACCATCAACGAGCAAAGCTTCGACTTCGTGCGTCCCCAGCCCCGGGTGGCCCGTATGGAGATGGCCAAGACCACCAGCACCGGTCAGGAAGAGCCGGAGGCATATGCCGCTGGGGAAATTGAAGTCTCGGCCCAGGTGCAGGTGACGTTCGGCCTCCTTACGGGGTCGGATCGGTAG
- the folD gene encoding bifunctional methylenetetrahydrofolate dehydrogenase/methenyltetrahydrofolate cyclohydrolase FolD: MPDASDADLLDGQALSQAVRDEVKADIQAWTDDHRPPFLSAVLVGDNPASKAYVRGKEKDAAEVGIETETHRLDADTSQAELLDLVRDLNADASVDGILVQLPLPDHVDERTVIDAVDPSKDVDGFHPENLGRLMRGTPRYVPATPYGIMEMLSRSDIDPESMDAVIVGRSNIVGKPLANLLLRRTANATVTVCHSRTKDLAAHTRRADLLVAAAGQAAFIDADMVKEYAVVIDVGINRVDDPSTDRGYRLVGDVDFEEVRPKARRITPVPGGVGLMTRAMLLKNTLKAARLRAESA; encoded by the coding sequence ATGCCCGACGCCTCTGACGCCGACCTGCTCGACGGACAGGCCCTTTCCCAGGCCGTTCGCGACGAGGTCAAGGCCGACATCCAAGCCTGGACCGACGACCACCGCCCGCCGTTTCTTTCCGCTGTTCTCGTTGGGGACAACCCGGCGTCGAAGGCCTATGTGCGCGGCAAGGAAAAAGACGCCGCGGAGGTCGGCATCGAGACCGAAACGCATCGCCTCGACGCCGACACGTCGCAGGCTGAACTCCTCGACCTGGTGCGCGACCTAAATGCCGACGCCTCGGTCGACGGCATCCTCGTACAGCTTCCCCTCCCCGACCACGTCGACGAGCGAACCGTTATCGATGCCGTGGACCCGTCGAAGGACGTGGACGGCTTCCATCCCGAAAACCTAGGCCGCCTGATGCGCGGCACACCGCGGTACGTACCGGCCACGCCGTACGGCATCATGGAGATGCTGTCGCGCTCCGACATCGACCCGGAAAGCATGGACGCGGTGATCGTGGGGCGATCCAACATCGTCGGCAAGCCCCTCGCCAACCTGCTCCTGCGTCGCACGGCCAACGCCACGGTCACCGTCTGCCACAGCCGGACGAAAGACCTCGCCGCCCACACCCGCCGGGCCGACCTTCTGGTTGCCGCCGCCGGCCAGGCCGCCTTCATCGACGCCGACATGGTGAAGGAGTACGCCGTGGTGATCGACGTGGGCATCAACCGGGTCGACGACCCATCGACCGACCGCGGCTACCGACTCGTCGGCGACGTCGACTTTGAGGAGGTCCGTCCAAAGGCTCGTCGGATCACTCCCGTGCCGGGGGGCGTCGGGCTCATGACACGGGCGATGCTTCTGAAGAACACCCTCAAAGCAGCGCGGCTGCGGGCCGAGTCGGCGTAG
- a CDS encoding alpha/beta hydrolase: protein MPPSTEADTFRTYDGLSLATRQWMPSGPPKAHVLLVHGYAEHCGRYDHVADALVGQGAAVHAYDQRGHGRSEGRQAYVDHFEQYLADLDAFRLHVAPEDEKPVVLFGHSMGGLVTLLYVLNRRPEVHGLLLSAPAIEVNPDLAPVLRRTAQVLGRFAPTLPTVRSPQGSISRDPAVLEDAMNDPLNYHGRTLARTGAELLRAGNEAQHRLHELTTPFLVFHGTADPLVSPTGSRHLHEQASAPDKTLKLYDGLYHETLNEPEREHVLGDVSTWLAERLPTDPTP, encoded by the coding sequence ATGCCGCCTTCCACCGAAGCGGATACGTTCCGCACCTACGATGGCCTCTCGCTCGCGACGCGACAGTGGATGCCGAGTGGGCCCCCGAAAGCACACGTTCTTCTGGTGCATGGCTACGCCGAGCACTGTGGCCGGTACGACCACGTCGCGGATGCCCTCGTGGGGCAGGGGGCCGCCGTCCATGCCTATGATCAACGGGGCCACGGGCGCTCGGAGGGACGGCAGGCCTACGTGGATCACTTTGAGCAGTACCTCGCAGACCTCGATGCGTTTCGGCTGCACGTCGCCCCCGAGGACGAAAAGCCGGTTGTTCTCTTCGGCCACAGCATGGGCGGGCTCGTCACGTTGCTCTACGTCTTGAACCGCCGTCCCGAGGTTCACGGTCTACTGCTCAGTGCCCCCGCCATCGAGGTGAACCCCGACCTCGCCCCGGTCTTACGCCGCACGGCTCAGGTCCTCGGCCGCTTCGCTCCCACCCTGCCAACCGTGCGCTCCCCGCAGGGATCAATCTCTCGGGATCCGGCGGTCCTAGAAGACGCAATGAACGACCCACTCAACTACCACGGGCGCACCCTCGCCCGCACCGGCGCCGAACTCTTGCGGGCCGGGAACGAGGCCCAGCATCGCCTCCATGAGCTGACGACCCCGTTTCTCGTGTTTCACGGCACGGCGGATCCCCTCGTCTCACCCACCGGAAGCCGACATCTACACGAGCAGGCCTCCGCCCCCGACAAGACCCTCAAGCTCTACGACGGCCTCTACCACGAGACCCTCAACGAGCCGGAGCGCGAACACGTTCTCGGAGACGTGAGCACCTGGCTCGCAGAACGGTTGCCTACCGATCCGACCCCGTAA
- a CDS encoding asparagine--tRNA ligase: protein MSDADSSAPMLSPDREDGTIEDFTRIEDLADHVDETVTLKGWLHNQRGSGGIKFLILRDGSGFVQCVVPQDAVDEDSWAVADDVRQEAALEITGSVSADERAPGGYELQADAIERIGESGDYPVTPKEHGIDFLMEHRHLWLRSESQWAVMRIRNRVETAIHDFFQERGFLQTDAPVLTGNAVEGTSTLFDLDYFDDESAYLTQSGQLHGEAMAMAYGKVYTFGPTFRAEKSATRRHLTEFWMIEPEMAFYDLEMNAQLAEDFVAHIVQAVLEDCEEELEALDRDTSVLEQVEAPFPRISYDEAVDLLRSDETAEMIDARMEALKEEKAELLEEKEENQKRRGQAKKHVKRKIDAREIEINKRVDEIEEALRNLPDWKESAQTFEWGSDFGGDDETVLTWHFDRPVIVHRFPAEIKAFYMKRDPDDDRLAMGIDVLAPEGYGEIIGGGERATDLDFLKEQIEAHDLPEEVFDWYLDLRKFGSVPHSGFGLGLERTVSWITGRDHVRETIPFPRTIARLHP from the coding sequence ATGTCCGACGCCGACTCCTCCGCCCCGATGCTCAGTCCCGACCGCGAGGACGGAACCATCGAAGACTTTACCCGCATCGAGGACCTCGCCGATCACGTCGACGAGACGGTCACCCTGAAGGGCTGGCTCCACAACCAGCGCGGCTCCGGGGGCATCAAGTTCCTGATCCTGCGCGACGGCTCCGGCTTCGTGCAGTGCGTGGTGCCGCAGGACGCGGTGGACGAGGACAGCTGGGCCGTCGCCGACGACGTGCGGCAGGAGGCCGCGCTCGAAATTACCGGCTCCGTGAGTGCGGACGAGCGCGCGCCAGGGGGGTACGAACTGCAGGCGGACGCCATCGAGCGGATCGGGGAGTCGGGGGACTACCCCGTCACTCCGAAGGAGCACGGAATCGACTTTCTGATGGAGCACCGCCACCTGTGGCTCCGGAGCGAGAGCCAGTGGGCGGTCATGCGCATCCGCAACCGTGTCGAGACGGCCATCCACGATTTTTTCCAGGAGCGCGGGTTCCTCCAGACCGACGCGCCCGTCTTGACGGGAAATGCTGTGGAGGGGACGTCCACGCTGTTTGACCTGGACTACTTCGACGACGAGAGCGCCTACCTCACCCAGAGCGGACAGCTGCACGGGGAGGCGATGGCCATGGCCTACGGCAAAGTCTACACGTTCGGCCCCACATTCCGGGCAGAGAAGTCGGCCACCCGGCGCCATCTCACCGAGTTTTGGATGATCGAGCCGGAGATGGCGTTCTACGATCTGGAGATGAATGCCCAACTCGCGGAGGACTTCGTGGCCCACATTGTCCAGGCCGTCCTAGAGGACTGCGAGGAAGAGCTGGAGGCGCTGGACCGGGACACGTCCGTCCTCGAACAGGTGGAAGCGCCGTTCCCTCGAATCAGCTACGACGAGGCGGTGGATCTGCTCCGTAGCGACGAGACGGCCGAGATGATTGATGCCCGGATGGAGGCACTAAAGGAGGAAAAGGCCGAGCTTCTGGAGGAGAAAGAGGAGAACCAGAAGCGCCGCGGCCAGGCGAAGAAGCACGTGAAGCGCAAGATTGACGCCCGCGAGATCGAGATCAACAAGCGCGTCGACGAGATTGAGGAGGCCCTCCGCAACCTGCCGGACTGGAAGGAGTCGGCGCAGACGTTTGAGTGGGGCTCCGACTTCGGCGGCGACGACGAGACGGTGCTCACGTGGCACTTTGATCGTCCCGTCATCGTGCACCGATTCCCCGCCGAGATCAAGGCCTTCTACATGAAGCGCGACCCGGACGACGATCGCCTGGCGATGGGCATCGACGTGCTCGCGCCGGAGGGCTACGGCGAGATCATTGGCGGGGGCGAGCGGGCGACGGACCTCGACTTCCTGAAGGAGCAGATCGAGGCGCATGACCTGCCGGAGGAGGTGTTCGACTGGTACCTCGACCTACGCAAGTTCGGCTCAGTGCCCCACAGCGGATTCGGGCTGGGCCTGGAGCGGACGGTCTCCTGGATTACCGGCCGCGACCACGTGCGTGAGACCATTCCCTTCCCGCGGACGATTGCGCGCCTGCACCCGTAA
- the asd gene encoding aspartate-semialdehyde dehydrogenase has product MDEHNYRVGILGATGAVGQTFIRLLDDHPWFTITSVAASERSAGRPYSDAANWLSGQPIPPSVASLEVQSTEPEDMDCDFVFSALDSAVAGEIEEAFARAGLPVVSNAKNYRQHDQVPLLIPEVNPGHLALIDEQSWGSGGFIVTNPNCSTTGLICGLHPLMDAFDLEAVQVTMLQALSGAGYPGVPSLDAVGNVIPHIGGEEEKLATEPRKILGMLAGDEVVPADLTLSAQCTRVPVRNGHLACASVRFRDDVDAEAVGDALRDFQAPAVTESLPSRPDPFVQVLDAPDAPQPQRHVEAGGGMTVSVGRVQDCPVNDVKFVLLSHNTVRGAAGGALLNAELLASEGYLERPQAATTTA; this is encoded by the coding sequence ATGGACGAACACAACTACCGGGTCGGCATCCTTGGGGCGACGGGCGCCGTGGGACAAACGTTCATCCGCCTGCTTGACGATCATCCGTGGTTCACGATCACGTCCGTGGCGGCGTCCGAGCGATCGGCGGGACGTCCGTACAGCGACGCAGCAAACTGGTTGAGCGGGCAGCCGATCCCGCCGTCCGTCGCGTCCCTCGAGGTACAGTCGACGGAGCCGGAGGACATGGACTGCGATTTCGTGTTCTCCGCGCTCGACTCTGCCGTGGCGGGCGAGATCGAGGAGGCCTTCGCGAGGGCGGGCCTCCCGGTCGTCTCCAATGCCAAAAACTACCGGCAGCACGACCAGGTGCCGCTCCTTATCCCGGAGGTGAACCCCGGTCACCTTGCCCTAATCGATGAGCAGTCGTGGGGCTCCGGGGGCTTCATTGTCACCAATCCGAACTGCTCCACGACGGGGCTCATCTGCGGGCTCCATCCCCTGATGGATGCGTTCGATCTGGAAGCGGTGCAGGTGACGATGTTACAGGCATTGTCCGGGGCCGGCTACCCGGGCGTGCCATCGCTCGACGCGGTGGGCAACGTCATTCCCCACATTGGGGGAGAGGAGGAAAAGCTAGCGACGGAGCCGCGCAAGATTCTGGGTATGCTGGCCGGAGATGAAGTCGTCCCGGCGGACCTGACCCTGAGTGCGCAGTGCACGCGCGTGCCGGTTCGGAATGGGCACCTGGCCTGCGCCTCCGTGCGGTTCCGCGACGACGTGGACGCCGAGGCTGTGGGCGACGCGCTCCGTGACTTTCAGGCACCCGCCGTGACTGAGTCGCTCCCGAGCCGCCCCGACCCGTTCGTGCAGGTCCTGGACGCGCCCGATGCGCCCCAGCCGCAGCGGCACGTGGAGGCTGGGGGCGGCATGACCGTCTCGGTGGGGCGGGTGCAAGACTGCCCCGTCAATGACGTCAAGTTTGTTCTCCTTTCGCACAACACCGTGCGCGGGGCGGCCGGCGGGGCCCTCCTCAACGCCGAACTGCTGGCATCGGAGGGCTACCTGGAGCGCCCACAGGCCGCTACCACGACGGCGTAG